The Cetobacterium sp. ZOR0034 genome segment CCCCTCTAACAATTCTAGCCATTCCAATCCAATATGAAAGTGCTAAAGCTAGTACTATATTTAAAAAACCACCTTTTTCAAAAGTTACCATAATCAAAATTACATATATTGTCATAGGAATTGAGTATATTATATCCACAATTCTCATCATTATCATATCTATTCGGCCACCAAAATATCCTGAAATTCCACCATATAAGATTCCTATGATTAGATTTAAAAAAGAAGCTATAAACGCAATTGCTAATGAATATCGTGCACCAAACATAACTCTTACAAATATATCTCTTCCCAATTGATCTGTTCCAAAGAGATGAGTCATACTTGGAAATTGATTAGTTTTTCCTAAATCTGTTTCAAAGATACTATAACTCGAAAGCATCGGAACAACAACTGCTAAGACTGTTATCAAAATAATAAAAATTAATCCAGCTATAGATAATTTATTTCCTTTTAATTTTCTCCATGCATCCTGTGCAAATGTAAAACTTTTCCTAGTTATTTCATCTTTTACCTTTTCACTTTCTAGAACAAAGGTAAAATCTAAATCGTTATTCATAAATGCCCCCTATTTATCAAGTTTAATTCTTGGATCTATAACTACATAAAGTAAATCTACAATTAAGTTACAAATCATTAAAAATGCACTATAAAAGATAGTTACACCTAAAATGACCGTATAATCTCTATTTGTTATAGTTGTTACAAATTCACTTCCTAATCCTGGAATTGCAAATATTTTCTCTATAACAAAACTTCCAGTTAAGATACCAGCTACTAAAGGTCCTACATAAGTTACAATTGG includes the following:
- a CDS encoding ABC transporter permease, encoding MNNDLDFTFVLESEKVKDEITRKSFTFAQDAWRKLKGNKLSIAGLIFIILITVLAVVVPMLSSYSIFETDLGKTNQFPSMTHLFGTDQLGRDIFVRVMFGARYSLAIAFIASFLNLIIGILYGGISGYFGGRIDMIMMRIVDIIYSIPMTIYVILIMVTFEKGGFLNIVLALALSYWIGMARIVRGEILQLKQQEYILAARTLGASNRRILFKHLLPNSMSSIIVTLTLQIPSAIFTEAFLSFIGLGITPPAASWGTLANDALGGFRLYPYQLIFPTLAICFTILAFNLLGDGLRDALDPKVRG